In the Streptomyces coeruleoprunus genome, CACGTCGTACGCCCCGAACGGCGCCCCGGCCGCCGCGCACCCGGCCACCACCAGCGCGGCGACCCCGAGCGCGCCGCCGGCCGGGACCGTGCCCGCCACCACCGCGCCCAGCCCCTCGGGGCGGGCCGCCGGGACGCCGGCGCGGGACGCGAGGGTGAGCGCCAGCCGGGCGACCGTGCCGGACAGGGCCGCCGCGCCCGCCCCGTACGCCCAGCCCTCGCCGTACAGCGTGTGCAGCGCGGCGACCTGGGCGAGCAGCGTGAACACCAGGGTGATCACGCCGAACGGGCCGATGTCCGACTGCTTCATGATCCGCAGCGCGTCCTCGGCGGGCTTGCCGCTGCCCAGCCCGTCCGCCGTGTCGGCCAGCCCGTCCAGGTGCAGCCCCCGCGTCAGGACCGCCGGCACGGCCACCGAGGCCACCGAGGCGAGCAGCGGACCCGCCCCCAGCAGCAGGAGCAGCCCGCCGGCCGCCGCCGCGGA is a window encoding:
- a CDS encoding adenosylcobinamide-GDP ribazoletransferase; its protein translation is MLTVLPTRVTRWDRAAARSGMLCAPLVGLVVGLSAAAAGGLLLLLGAGPLLASVASVAVPAVLTRGLHLDGLADTADGLGSGKPAEDALRIMKQSDIGPFGVITLVFTLLAQVAALHTLYGEGWAYGAGAAALSGTVARLALTLASRAGVPAARPEGLGAVVAGTVPAGGALGVAALVVAGCAAAGAPFGAYDVVRAVLAALLALAAAEVLLRRCVRRFGGVTGDVFGAVAETAATAALVALTLG